A portion of the Burkholderia sp. GAS332 genome contains these proteins:
- a CDS encoding transcriptional regulator, GntR family, which produces MTEYMQTASVDPIEVVRRHSLTTLVRDEIERHIIEGAIEPGDKLNEADWAARLQVSRGPVREAFRALEQAGLVRTEKNRGVFVRTVSLAEADEIYVVRAVLEEAACRMLAARIDAQKLAVLREWVDAMRAALDAQDHNAYARANVAFQDAIVAASGNVKLYETYRRLVSELSLFRRAALVVHADAMERSLAEHRAILTALASRDAEHAAALMHAHVNGGLQRAREACEPAGLLGAVQLSAASND; this is translated from the coding sequence ATGACCGAATATATGCAAACTGCTTCTGTCGATCCGATTGAGGTTGTGCGCAGGCATTCGCTGACGACACTGGTCCGCGACGAGATCGAACGACACATCATCGAAGGGGCGATCGAGCCCGGCGACAAACTCAACGAAGCCGACTGGGCCGCGCGTCTGCAGGTATCGCGTGGGCCGGTGCGTGAGGCGTTTCGCGCGCTGGAACAAGCGGGCCTCGTGCGCACTGAAAAAAACCGTGGCGTGTTCGTGCGGACGGTGTCGCTGGCGGAAGCGGACGAGATTTACGTGGTGCGCGCGGTGCTTGAAGAAGCGGCGTGCCGGATGCTGGCTGCGCGTATCGATGCGCAGAAGCTTGCGGTGTTGCGCGAGTGGGTCGACGCGATGCGCGCCGCGCTCGACGCGCAGGATCACAATGCTTACGCACGCGCCAATGTGGCGTTTCAAGACGCGATCGTGGCGGCGTCGGGCAACGTCAAGCTGTACGAGACGTATCGAAGGCTGGTGAGCGAATTGAGCCTGTTTCGCCGTGCCGCGCTGGTGGTGCATGCCGATGCGATGGAGCGCTCGCTCGCCGAACATCGCGCGATTCTGACAGCGCTGGCCTCGCGCGACGCCGAACATGCCGCCGCGCTCATGCACGCGCATGTGAACGGCGGCCTGCAGCGCGCGCGTGAGGCGTGCGAACCGGCGGGGCTGTTGGGCGCGGTGCAGCTGTCGGCGGCATC
- a CDS encoding 2-aminoethylphosphonate transport system permease protein has translation MAVELDPTVLPVMHKKARPVRHSLLVRMLGGLFLGFAALLCFWLFVLPVLVVALSSVAGHWSGTIFPDSLSMRWFERLGSSDFDALTTSLEIGMGVAVLGTILGLWLALALEGRDRRGLGAFVDTIAMVPNGVPSVVLGLAVLIAYHKRPFDLSSSAAIVVFVQLALVLPFCYRCAAAALRPELTILREAAASLGAPPSMVLRRVVLPQLVPAIRASLALGFALSLGELGATLTVYPPGFATVPIVVVGQVERGYYLPASALSLILLMVSLAALLLIAARVPRRRAD, from the coding sequence ATGGCCGTTGAACTCGACCCGACCGTTCTACCGGTCATGCACAAGAAGGCGCGGCCGGTCCGGCACAGCCTGCTCGTTCGAATGTTAGGCGGCCTGTTTCTCGGCTTTGCCGCGTTGCTGTGCTTCTGGCTGTTCGTCTTGCCGGTGCTGGTGGTCGCGCTATCCAGCGTGGCCGGGCACTGGTCGGGCACGATCTTCCCGGATAGCCTCAGCATGCGTTGGTTCGAGCGGCTGGGTTCCAGCGACTTCGACGCGTTGACGACGAGCCTCGAAATCGGCATGGGCGTCGCCGTGCTCGGCACGATTCTCGGGCTGTGGCTGGCACTGGCGCTTGAAGGACGCGACCGGCGTGGTCTCGGCGCGTTCGTCGACACCATCGCCATGGTGCCCAACGGCGTACCGAGCGTGGTGCTCGGGCTGGCTGTGCTGATCGCGTACCACAAGCGGCCGTTCGATCTGTCGAGCTCGGCGGCCATCGTCGTCTTCGTGCAGCTCGCGTTGGTGCTGCCGTTCTGCTACCGATGCGCGGCCGCCGCGTTGCGTCCGGAATTGACCATTCTGCGCGAAGCGGCCGCGAGCCTTGGTGCGCCACCGTCGATGGTATTGCGCCGCGTCGTGCTGCCGCAACTGGTGCCGGCGATACGCGCGAGTCTCGCACTCGGCTTCGCGCTCTCGCTCGGCGAACTCGGCGCCACGCTCACCGTGTACCCGCCGGGCTTTGCGACGGTGCCGATCGTTGTAGTGGGGCAGGTGGAGCGTGGTTATTACCTGCCGGCCTCCGCGTTGTCGCTGATTCTGCTGATGGTCTCGCTGGCTGCGCTGCTGCTGATCGCGGCGCGTGTTCCGCGCCGTCGGGCAGACTGA
- a CDS encoding 2-aminoethylphosphonate transport system permease protein, with protein MSSLSTPDTPNSLSAAAADARRAASAAAHTASVKRRERAAQWHLLFIAVVVLGPLVIYPLVRLVLLSLTGQHGLSLQAYSTFFGNPETRGVVGTTLWILFVSAGLASLLGVALASLLFFKPFPGARMITRFLELFVAFPSFLVAFTLIFLYGSQGSVSIALQRLFHLEAPPLNFLFGVGGVILAEVVFYAPFVVRPTLASFATLDMRLIEAARSLGASGWMVAYKVILPLAWPGIAAGTILCFLLTLNEFGILLVLGSAHLITLPVAIYSSATVDLDLPTAAAGAVVMLIMSLSLYALYRQVNRRKVKGAGHGR; from the coding sequence ATGTCGTCCTTATCAACCCCTGATACCCCCAATTCGCTCAGCGCCGCTGCCGCCGACGCTCGCCGTGCCGCCAGTGCCGCCGCGCATACGGCTTCGGTAAAGCGTCGCGAACGTGCCGCGCAATGGCATTTGCTGTTCATCGCGGTAGTCGTGCTCGGTCCGCTCGTTATTTATCCGCTGGTGCGGCTGGTGCTATTGAGTTTGACCGGTCAGCATGGTTTGAGTCTGCAAGCGTACTCGACGTTCTTCGGTAACCCGGAGACGCGCGGCGTAGTCGGCACGACGCTATGGATCCTGTTCGTCAGCGCCGGGCTCGCGTCCTTGCTCGGCGTCGCGCTGGCGTCGCTATTGTTCTTCAAGCCGTTTCCCGGCGCGCGGATGATCACGCGCTTTCTCGAACTGTTCGTCGCCTTTCCGTCGTTTCTGGTCGCGTTCACGCTGATCTTTCTGTACGGCTCGCAAGGCTCGGTCAGCATTGCCTTGCAGCGGCTGTTTCATCTCGAGGCGCCGCCGCTCAACTTCCTGTTTGGCGTGGGCGGCGTGATTCTCGCGGAAGTGGTCTTCTACGCGCCGTTCGTCGTGCGTCCGACGCTGGCATCGTTCGCCACGCTCGACATGCGCTTGATCGAAGCCGCCCGCAGTCTCGGCGCAAGCGGCTGGATGGTCGCGTACAAGGTGATCCTGCCGCTCGCGTGGCCGGGCATCGCCGCGGGCACGATCCTGTGTTTTCTGCTGACGTTGAACGAGTTCGGCATTCTGCTCGTGCTCGGCAGCGCGCATCTGATTACGCTGCCGGTCGCGATCTACAGTTCCGCGACCGTCGACCTCGATCTGCCGACCGCCGCCGCCGGCGCGGTCGTGATGCTGATCATGTCGTTGTCGCTGTACGCGTTGTACCGCCAGGTCAACCGTCGCAAGGTGAAAGGAGCGGGCCATGGCCGTTGA
- a CDS encoding 2-aminoethylphosphonate transport system ATP-binding protein, producing the protein MNTASLAQPGALGASPDALDAARSNTPGGVQIDHLTVRFGTRTVLDDLSLTIQRGELLTVLGRSGCGKTTLLRFIAGFIEADGLSGTLTVAGHDLTHVPSHRRNLGLLFQSYALFPHLSVFENVAFGLRARRTPSKDIARRVADALKLVQLGDAGHHMPAQLSGGMQQRVALARALVIEPDVLLLDEPLSALDANLRASVRSELKALHDRLPNLTIVCVTHDQDDALVLSDRTLLMREGRIAQLGTPQQLYDTPNDGFVARYLGAANLLPPQVAFSMGDVRYNERERVACLRPEALRIVPLGEGQLHGAITSVEWYGAVLSVSVALDSMPNEPVLVTMQRGNGMMPEKGARVSLRYEADDVVLINP; encoded by the coding sequence GTGAATACGGCCAGTCTTGCTCAACCAGGCGCGCTTGGCGCCTCACCGGACGCGCTCGATGCCGCGCGTTCGAACACGCCGGGCGGCGTGCAGATCGACCATCTGACCGTGCGTTTCGGAACGCGTACCGTTCTCGACGATCTGTCGCTGACCATTCAGCGCGGCGAATTGCTCACGGTGCTCGGCCGCAGCGGTTGCGGTAAGACCACGCTGTTGCGCTTCATCGCCGGGTTCATTGAAGCGGACGGCCTGTCCGGTACGCTGACGGTTGCCGGTCACGACCTGACGCATGTGCCGTCGCATCGGCGCAATCTTGGCTTGCTGTTTCAGAGCTATGCGCTGTTCCCGCATCTGTCGGTGTTCGAGAATGTGGCCTTCGGATTGCGCGCGCGCCGCACGCCGTCGAAGGATATCGCGCGACGGGTTGCCGATGCTTTGAAGCTCGTGCAACTGGGCGACGCCGGGCATCACATGCCGGCGCAATTGTCGGGCGGCATGCAGCAGCGCGTGGCTTTGGCGCGCGCGCTGGTGATCGAGCCCGATGTGCTGTTGCTCGACGAACCGCTTTCCGCACTCGACGCCAATCTGCGCGCCTCGGTGCGCTCCGAATTGAAGGCGCTGCATGATCGTCTGCCGAATCTGACGATCGTCTGCGTGACGCACGATCAGGACGACGCGCTGGTGCTGTCCGACCGCACGCTGCTGATGCGCGAAGGCCGCATTGCACAACTCGGCACGCCGCAACAGTTGTACGACACGCCGAACGACGGTTTTGTCGCGCGCTATCTGGGCGCGGCCAATCTGTTGCCGCCGCAGGTCGCGTTCAGTATGGGTGACGTGCGCTATAACGAGCGCGAGCGGGTCGCATGTCTGCGTCCGGAAGCGCTGCGTATCGTTCCGCTCGGCGAAGGCCAGTTGCATGGCGCGATTACGTCGGTCGAATGGTATGGCGCGGTGCTGTCGGTGTCGGTCGCTCTGGACTCGATGCCCAACGAGCCTGTGCTCGTCACCATGCAGCGCGGCAACGGCATGATGCCGGAGAAGGGCGCGCGTGTTTCCCTGCGTTATGAGGCTGACGATGTCGTCCTTATCAACCCCTGA
- a CDS encoding 2-aminoethylphosphonate transport system substrate-binding protein has protein sequence MTKTNSLHATAGLARKLLPALIAAAAFGGTAMQAHAADAVVLYTADGLENLYKDVLPAFEKQEGVKVNIVTAGSGEVVNRATIEKDQPKADVIVTLPPFIQQADQAGLLQAYQSANYKNVPAIAKAPNGSWATFVNNYFSFAINPDVTKNQPKTFADLLHPDYTGKVAYSNPATAGDGMAVIILTTSLMGEDKAFDYLKKLEASAKFHTKGTGYLDVLLSRNEIAFANGDLQMDLDDAANGGLSLKPIFLAASAGGKPTTFQLPYAIGLIKNGPNQAEGKKLIDYLMSTEVQSKVPDIFGIPGRTDVPLAGKNGEAVKKAIAGVTLIPVDWTQVMAKKADWTARWKSDVIGSSGKQIEVVKPAQ, from the coding sequence ATGACAAAGACGAATTCCCTTCACGCCACGGCTGGCCTCGCACGCAAACTGTTGCCGGCGCTGATCGCCGCTGCAGCGTTCGGCGGCACCGCGATGCAGGCTCATGCGGCTGACGCAGTGGTGCTGTACACCGCCGACGGCCTCGAAAACCTCTATAAAGATGTGCTGCCGGCCTTCGAAAAGCAGGAAGGCGTGAAGGTCAACATCGTCACGGCAGGTAGCGGCGAAGTGGTGAACCGCGCCACCATCGAGAAGGATCAGCCGAAGGCCGACGTGATCGTCACGTTGCCGCCGTTCATCCAGCAAGCCGACCAGGCCGGCCTGCTGCAGGCTTATCAGAGCGCCAACTACAAGAACGTGCCGGCGATCGCCAAGGCGCCGAACGGTTCGTGGGCGACCTTCGTGAACAACTACTTCTCGTTCGCGATCAACCCGGACGTCACCAAGAACCAGCCGAAGACGTTCGCCGACCTGCTGCACCCGGATTACACCGGCAAGGTCGCCTACTCGAACCCGGCCACGGCTGGCGACGGTATGGCTGTGATCATCCTGACCACGTCGCTGATGGGCGAAGACAAGGCGTTCGACTATCTGAAGAAGCTCGAAGCGAGCGCCAAGTTCCACACCAAGGGCACGGGCTACCTCGACGTGCTGCTCTCGCGTAACGAAATCGCCTTCGCGAACGGCGACCTGCAAATGGATCTGGACGATGCAGCGAACGGCGGCCTGTCGCTCAAGCCGATCTTCCTCGCAGCCAGCGCCGGCGGCAAGCCGACCACGTTCCAACTGCCGTACGCGATCGGCCTGATCAAGAACGGCCCGAACCAGGCAGAAGGCAAGAAATTGATCGACTACCTGATGTCGACCGAGGTGCAATCCAAGGTACCGGACATCTTCGGTATCCCGGGCCGTACCGACGTGCCGCTCGCCGGCAAGAACGGCGAAGCAGTCAAGAAGGCGATCGCCGGCGTGACGCTGATCCCGGTGGACTGGACGCAAGTGATGGCGAAGAAGGCTGACTGGACAGCGCGTTGGAAGAGCGACGTGATCGGTTCGTCGGGCAAGCAGATCGAAGTGGTCAAGCCGGCGCAGTAA
- a CDS encoding 2-aminoethylphosphonate--pyruvate transaminase has translation MILGNDPILLTPGPLTTSPQTREAMLRDWGSWDAAFNRMTHSVCADLVKIVHGENDYVCVPLQGSGTFAVEAALGTLVPRQGCVLVPNNGAYCTRLIRILQRMGIAYDELALREDEPVSAAAIEDAFNRNARISHVAQVHLETSAGLLNPLDDIAAVCQRHGKSLIVDAMSSFGALPIDLRRGGIDALISASGKCLEGAPGMGFVIVRRSVLEQSEGRSPSLALDLHDQYIYMQKTTQWRFTPPTHVVAALRQALDQFIAEGGQAARGARYTQNCAALVSGMKALGFEPFLNPDVQAPVIVTFYAPRDPAWNFADFYAAVRDAGYVLYPGKLTQVDTFRVGCIGAIDANELHNAVAAIGRTLQRLGIRVK, from the coding sequence GTGATCCTTGGAAACGACCCCATCCTGCTGACCCCGGGCCCGCTCACCACCTCGCCGCAAACTCGCGAAGCCATGCTGCGCGACTGGGGATCGTGGGACGCCGCCTTCAACCGTATGACCCATAGCGTATGCGCCGACCTCGTGAAAATCGTACATGGCGAAAATGACTATGTCTGTGTGCCGCTTCAAGGCAGCGGCACGTTCGCGGTTGAAGCGGCGCTGGGTACGCTGGTGCCACGTCAAGGCTGTGTGCTGGTGCCGAACAACGGCGCGTACTGTACCCGTCTGATCCGAATATTGCAGCGAATGGGGATCGCTTACGACGAACTGGCGCTACGCGAGGACGAACCGGTCAGCGCCGCGGCGATCGAAGACGCCTTCAATCGCAACGCGCGCATCAGCCACGTCGCTCAGGTCCATCTGGAAACGAGCGCGGGTCTGCTCAATCCGCTCGACGATATCGCCGCGGTGTGTCAGCGGCACGGCAAGAGCCTGATCGTGGACGCGATGAGTTCGTTCGGCGCGCTGCCGATCGATTTGCGGCGCGGCGGCATCGACGCGCTGATCTCGGCGAGCGGTAAGTGCCTGGAAGGCGCGCCGGGGATGGGATTTGTGATTGTGCGGCGCAGCGTACTGGAGCAGAGCGAAGGACGTTCGCCGTCGCTCGCGCTGGATCTGCACGACCAATACATCTATATGCAGAAGACGACGCAGTGGCGCTTCACGCCGCCGACTCACGTGGTCGCCGCGTTGCGTCAGGCGCTCGATCAGTTCATCGCGGAAGGGGGACAAGCAGCGCGCGGCGCACGCTATACACAGAACTGCGCAGCGTTAGTAAGCGGCATGAAAGCACTCGGCTTCGAGCCGTTTCTGAACCCTGACGTGCAAGCGCCGGTGATCGTCACGTTCTACGCGCCGCGCGACCCGGCATGGAATTTTGCGGACTTTTACGCTGCGGTGCGCGACGCCGGTTACGTGCTGTATCCGGGCAAGCTCACGCAAGTGGACACCTTCCGCGTGGGCTGCATCGGCGCAATCGATGCGAACGAACTGCATAACGCGGTGGCCGCGATCGGTCGCACGTTGCAACGGCTTGGGATTCGCGTGAAGTGA
- a CDS encoding transcriptional regulator, DeoR family, translated as MLAEQRHQYILAQVAKTGALSVAELVRELNVSRETIRRDLNALAGRGLLVTTHGGALSSDRREPDLDTREAANAGAKRAIGERAAEFVPDGASLVIDSGSTTQAVARALLDRHRLSVYTNDWRIALLLGRRNDNRVTLLGGELSDIEDATFGLDTVHQLTQYHADFAFIGAGGISPDGYLTDYSRMAAEVRSRMIAAADTVVIVADHSKFGRVTPVRINGIESARYLVTELAPEKTLAKAITAHGPEILIA; from the coding sequence ATGCTCGCAGAACAACGTCACCAATACATCCTGGCGCAAGTCGCCAAAACCGGCGCGCTCTCGGTTGCTGAACTGGTGCGCGAACTGAACGTGTCGCGCGAGACGATCCGCCGCGATCTGAATGCGCTGGCCGGGCGCGGCCTGCTGGTCACGACCCACGGCGGCGCGCTGTCCAGCGACCGGCGCGAGCCCGACCTCGATACCCGCGAAGCCGCCAACGCCGGCGCCAAGCGGGCGATCGGCGAACGCGCGGCCGAGTTCGTGCCGGACGGCGCCTCGCTGGTCATCGACTCGGGCAGCACCACGCAAGCGGTGGCCCGGGCGCTGCTCGACCGGCATCGCCTGTCGGTCTATACGAACGACTGGCGGATCGCGCTGCTGCTCGGCCGCCGCAACGATAACCGCGTGACGCTGCTCGGTGGTGAACTGTCGGATATCGAAGACGCCACCTTTGGCCTCGACACGGTCCATCAGTTGACGCAGTACCACGCTGACTTCGCCTTCATCGGTGCGGGCGGCATCTCGCCGGACGGCTATCTGACCGACTACAGCCGCATGGCGGCCGAAGTGCGCAGTCGCATGATCGCCGCCGCCGACACGGTAGTGATCGTTGCCGATCACTCGAAGTTCGGGCGCGTGACGCCGGTGCGCATCAACGGCATCGAGTCGGCGCGTTATCTGGTGACCGAATTGGCGCCGGAGAAGACGCTCGCCAAGGCGATTACGGCGCATGGGCCGGAAATTCTGATCGCGTGA
- a CDS encoding ubiquinone biosynthesis protein, which yields MPPLFRRLLLLFHALRYGARLLWLAAPPDHKLHWMIDLVSRVHASGRSESLHGVLPALGPLASRFAQTLAERPELATGTLHDAIDAIDHLEASLPPQESEQALARAFGRPLATIFSAVDLVPVRGGFAEQTHLARLLVPVNGHSEVAIKLVHVDQLQQIGDELALLRWVARWLEKLSGSARRLQLRTLAQTFTDDILRRFDLRAEAANLSQTGHHFDGDARIVVPDVIWDLCTNYTLTMQRVSTLAASDLPGLHAHHIKLAPLAAHIVEVVTEQAFEHGFFHATLDARRVRVSIEPDTLGRLVLAEFSIMSSLSTDEREFFVHGATALFNQDYGRLAELHRDAGHVPHDTRAEMLEAELRIRAEAHFAAEPEDRSAGSLFHHLLHAVHPFDGAVSGRLATAQRSFQQAEMLARALHPGVDTWNVARGVLAGIARRDMDHRGWIKHIARELPHLAHMLPRVPQLAVRYLQHEHDRARTPQQNAQLLLDISREYRRTRWLLWACALCGGVLGAGTVLLMW from the coding sequence ATGCCGCCACTGTTTCGCCGTTTACTGCTGCTGTTCCACGCGTTGCGTTATGGCGCTCGCCTGCTCTGGCTTGCCGCCCCGCCCGACCACAAACTGCATTGGATGATCGATCTGGTCAGCCGCGTGCATGCGTCCGGGCGCAGCGAGAGCCTGCACGGCGTGCTGCCCGCGCTCGGGCCGCTCGCGAGCCGCTTCGCGCAGACCCTGGCTGAACGGCCCGAACTCGCGACCGGCACCCTGCACGACGCCATCGACGCGATCGACCATCTCGAAGCCTCGCTGCCACCGCAGGAATCCGAACAGGCCTTGGCACGCGCATTCGGCCGGCCGCTCGCGACGATCTTCAGCGCGGTCGATCTGGTGCCTGTGCGCGGCGGCTTTGCCGAACAGACGCACCTCGCGCGGCTCCTCGTGCCGGTCAACGGCCATAGCGAAGTGGCCATCAAGCTCGTGCACGTCGATCAACTGCAACAGATCGGCGACGAACTCGCGCTGTTGCGCTGGGTCGCGCGCTGGCTGGAGAAGCTTTCCGGCTCTGCCCGCCGCCTGCAACTGCGTACGCTGGCGCAGACCTTCACGGACGACATCCTGCGCCGCTTCGATCTGCGCGCCGAAGCCGCCAATCTGAGCCAGACCGGCCATCATTTCGACGGCGACGCACGCATCGTCGTGCCGGATGTGATCTGGGATCTCTGCACCAACTACACGCTGACGATGCAACGCGTCAGCACCTTGGCCGCCAGCGACCTGCCCGGCCTGCATGCGCATCACATCAAGCTCGCCCCGCTGGCCGCGCATATCGTCGAGGTGGTAACTGAACAGGCGTTCGAGCACGGCTTTTTTCACGCGACGCTCGATGCGCGCAGGGTGCGCGTGAGCATCGAACCCGACACACTGGGACGCCTCGTGCTGGCCGAGTTCTCGATCATGTCGAGTCTGTCGACCGACGAACGCGAATTCTTCGTGCACGGCGCGACCGCGCTGTTCAACCAGGACTACGGCCGGCTTGCCGAACTGCATCGCGACGCCGGGCATGTGCCACACGACACGCGCGCGGAGATGCTCGAAGCCGAGTTGCGCATCCGCGCCGAAGCGCACTTCGCCGCCGAGCCGGAAGACCGGTCGGCGGGTTCGCTATTTCATCATCTACTGCACGCGGTGCACCCCTTCGACGGCGCCGTGTCCGGCCGTCTAGCCACCGCGCAGCGCTCGTTCCAGCAAGCGGAAATGCTGGCGCGTGCGCTGCATCCGGGCGTCGATACGTGGAATGTCGCGCGTGGTGTGTTGGCGGGGATTGCGCGGCGCGATATGGATCACCGCGGCTGGATCAAACATATCGCACGCGAGTTGCCGCATTTGGCGCATATGCTGCCGCGCGTGCCGCAACTGGCCGTGCGCTACCTGCAGCATGAGCACGATCGCGCCCGCACGCCGCAGCAGAATGCCCAGCTGTTGCTGGATATCAGCCGTGAATATCGACGCACGCGATGGCTGCTGTGGGCATGTGCGCTCTGCGGCGGCGTACTCGGCGCGGGGACAGTATTGTTGATGTGGTGA
- a CDS encoding EamA-like transporter family protein encodes MLASSIAAVFVVLWSTGFVVARAITPYADPNLFLLARFGGTALIFALAALATRAAWPTGRDLGKHLLAGALLQGVYLGAGYWAVAQGLNAGVMALLGALQPLATAAVAAPLFGERLSRRGWTGMTLGLAGVVLVLEPKLAAAVPSTAHGNAPPWLVVFISIVAIGAITAGTLFQKTSLAKANIRSASAVQNFGAAVVAAVLALALGEHRWIASATLWGSLAWGIVMLSGISVTLLVWMVRRGDAARATALMFLAPPLAALEGYVGFGETLLPVQIAGFAVALIGVLLARS; translated from the coding sequence ATGCTCGCTTCTTCAATCGCCGCCGTATTCGTCGTGTTGTGGTCGACCGGTTTCGTGGTCGCCCGGGCGATCACCCCCTATGCCGATCCCAATCTATTCTTGCTCGCGCGCTTTGGCGGCACCGCGCTGATATTCGCGCTTGCCGCGCTCGCCACACGCGCTGCCTGGCCAACCGGCCGCGATCTCGGCAAGCATCTGCTCGCGGGTGCGCTACTGCAAGGCGTCTATCTCGGCGCGGGCTACTGGGCTGTCGCGCAGGGTTTGAACGCCGGTGTCATGGCCTTGCTCGGCGCGCTACAGCCGCTCGCCACTGCGGCCGTCGCCGCGCCGCTGTTTGGCGAGCGGCTGTCGCGGCGCGGGTGGACCGGGATGACGCTCGGCCTCGCCGGTGTCGTGCTGGTTCTCGAACCGAAACTCGCCGCAGCCGTGCCGTCGACCGCGCATGGCAACGCGCCGCCGTGGCTGGTCGTGTTCATTTCGATCGTCGCGATCGGCGCGATCACCGCGGGCACGCTGTTTCAGAAGACGTCGCTGGCGAAGGCCAATATCCGCAGTGCAAGCGCGGTGCAGAATTTCGGCGCCGCGGTGGTTGCGGCGGTTCTTGCGCTGGCGCTCGGCGAGCATCGCTGGATTGCCTCGGCCACGCTGTGGGGGTCGCTTGCGTGGGGCATCGTGATGCTGTCCGGGATCAGCGTCACCTTGCTGGTGTGGATGGTCAGGCGCGGCGATGCTGCGCGCGCCACCGCGCTGATGTTTCTCGCGCCGCCGCTCGCCGCGCTCGAAGGGTATGTCGGCTTCGGCGAAACGCTGCTGCCGGTGCAGATCGCGGGATTTGCGGTAGCCCTGATCGGCGTGCTGCTGGCGCGGTCGTGA
- a CDS encoding NH(3)-dependent NAD(+) synthetase, translating into MTQQDPAARQASIAAEMHVAAEFDAAQEIERRVAFLANYLRSSGLKTYVLGISGGVDSTTAGRLAQLAVERLRADHYDARFVAIRLPYGVQKDEADAQQALSFIRADENLTIDIKPAADAMLTALNNSGMRFNDDSQQDFIHGNIKARQRMIAQYAVAGARAGVVIGTDHAAESVMGFFTKFGDGGADVLPLTGLNKRRVRAVSKALGAPEALAHKVPTADLEMLRPQRPDEDAYGIPYDDIDDFLEGKPVSDAARETVLRFYDVTRHKRALPYTPFDWPVKTGGE; encoded by the coding sequence ATGACGCAACAAGACCCAGCCGCACGCCAGGCAAGCATCGCAGCGGAAATGCACGTTGCCGCCGAATTCGACGCCGCGCAGGAAATCGAGCGCCGGGTCGCATTTCTGGCGAACTATCTGCGCAGCAGCGGCCTGAAAACCTATGTGCTCGGCATCAGCGGCGGTGTCGATTCGACGACCGCCGGGCGGCTTGCCCAACTGGCTGTCGAACGGTTGCGCGCCGATCATTACGACGCGCGTTTCGTCGCGATCCGCTTACCCTACGGCGTGCAAAAAGATGAAGCCGACGCACAGCAGGCCTTGAGTTTCATTCGAGCGGACGAAAACCTCACCATCGATATCAAACCCGCCGCCGACGCGATGCTCACCGCGCTGAATAACAGCGGCATGCGATTTAACGACGACTCACAGCAGGATTTCATTCACGGCAATATCAAGGCGCGGCAGCGAATGATCGCGCAATACGCGGTAGCCGGCGCCCGGGCCGGTGTGGTGATCGGCACGGACCACGCGGCCGAATCGGTGATGGGATTTTTCACGAAGTTCGGCGACGGCGGCGCCGATGTGCTGCCGCTCACCGGCCTGAACAAACGCCGTGTGCGGGCCGTGTCCAAAGCCTTGGGGGCACCCGAAGCGCTGGCCCACAAAGTACCGACCGCCGACCTGGAAATGTTGCGCCCACAACGACCGGACGAAGACGCGTACGGCATCCCTTACGACGATATCGACGACTTTCTGGAAGGTAAACCCGTGAGCGACGCCGCGCGCGAGACAGTCTTGCGCTTCTACGATGTCACGCGGCACAAGCGGGCGTTGCCCTACACGCCGTTCGATTGGCCGGTGAAGACAGGCGGGGAATGA